The following are encoded in a window of Naumovozyma castellii chromosome 8, complete genome genomic DNA:
- the NCAS0H00150 gene encoding acetyltransferase — protein sequence MELEEFLDYLNSGKPVEGNSEYLEYMNELSQEAMKITVELNNAYHEPAEVREYFAKLTGKKIDESFCLFPPFYTDCGKNITIGKNVFINSGCRFQDQGGVFIGDNALIGHNLVLATLNHDFSGTNRNTLLPAPIIIKTNVWIGANVTVLPGVTIGENAVVGAGAVVTKDVPANAVVAGVPARIIKTIKS from the coding sequence ATGGAACTGGAAGAGTTTTTAGATTACCTGAACAGTGGCAAACCCGTCGAGGGAAATTCCGAATATCTGGAATATATGAATGAACTTAGCCAAGAGGCAATGAAGATCACCGTGGAATTGAATAACGCATACCATGAACCGGCAGAAGTACGAGAATATTTTGCAAAATTGACgggaaagaaaattgatgaatcttTCTGTCTTTTCCCACCATTTTATACAGATTGTGGGAAGAACATTACCATTGGGAAGAATGTCTTTATCAACTCCGGGTGTCGTTTCCAAGACCAAGGGGGTGTCTTTATTGGAGATAATGCCCTAATTGGACACAACTTAGTTTTGGCCACTCTGAACCATGACTTTTCGGGGACTAATCGAAATACGTTATTGCCTGCACCAATAATCATTAAAACAAATGTCTGGATTGGTGCAAATGTGACTGTACTCCCAGGCGTCACAATTGGGGAAAATGCTGTGGTTGGTGCTGGTGCAGTTGTAACCAAAGATGTTCCCGCAAATGCTGTAGTTGCAGGTGTGCCGGCTCGAATAATCAAAACGATCAAGTCATGA
- the NCAS0H00140 gene encoding uncharacterized protein, giving the protein MARLLKSKRSNNLMDPFQFQEKYQQVDEQQQNEEEEQRGILDNPLSKTKKVAKDGSVIMPPADRTFTDFEQTSSELTNVNDSKEDIWAQKRWVDMFCLTTILIVKTLVVLQIFFRLHGMSSFDFYMTNICALIQLMLGLASAFTLWKEYERPFVHNIFVCFYASCGLDILFFYIFKWRKLT; this is encoded by the coding sequence ATGGCAAGACTACTAAAATCTAAGAGAAGTAATAATCTAATGGacccttttcaatttcaagaaaaataccAACAGGTGGACGAACAGCAGCAgaatgaagaggaagaacaacGTGGGATTCTTGATAATCCATTGTCAAAGACCAAAAAAGTAGCCAAAGATGGTAGTGTTATCATGCCACCAGCAGACCGAACTTTTACTGATTTTGAACAAACTAGTAGTGAACTAACTAATGTGAATGACAGCAAAGAAGATATTTGGGCTCAAAAGAGATGGGTAGATATGTTCTGTTTAACCACCATTCTCATTGTGAAGACGCTCGTCGTTctacaaatatttttccGCTTACATGGTATGAGTTCTTTCGACTTCTACATGACGAATATTTGTGCACTTATACAGTTGATGCTGGGGCTTGCTAGTGCCTTCACTCTTTGGAAAGAATATGAAAGACCTTTTGTTCATAACATTTTTGTATGCTTTTATGCTAGCTGCGGACTTGATATactatttttttatatattcaaatggaGAAAGTTGACATAG